A stretch of Bradyrhizobium sp. CCBAU 53338 DNA encodes these proteins:
- the metF gene encoding methylenetetrahydrofolate reductase [NAD(P)H]: MTETTTPGHTDGQDGHLKRPAISFEFFPPKTEDMERNLWETINRLAPLDPKFVSVTYGAGGSTRERTHSTIARILKETALLPAAHLTCVGASRGEIDEIVDRYHEVGVRHIVALRGDPAGGIGTPYSSHPEGYQSSADLVAGIKRRHADIEVSVSAYPEKHPEARDFDADIDTLKAKVDAGATRAITQVFFDNDLYFRYLDRVRARGIDIPIVPGIMPMHNFKQARNFVTRAGTTVPDWFAAKFEGLDDDAETRKLVAATVAAGQVQKLAKHGVDTFHFYTMNRADLVFAISHLLGIRAKSAQKAA, from the coding sequence ATGACCGAGACGACGACGCCTGGCCATACCGACGGGCAAGACGGGCACCTGAAGCGGCCTGCGATCTCGTTCGAGTTCTTTCCGCCCAAGACGGAAGACATGGAGCGGAATCTCTGGGAGACCATCAACCGGCTCGCCCCGCTCGATCCGAAATTCGTCTCGGTAACCTACGGCGCCGGCGGTTCCACCCGCGAGCGTACCCACTCGACCATAGCCCGCATTCTCAAGGAGACCGCGCTGCTGCCGGCTGCGCACCTGACCTGCGTCGGGGCCTCGCGCGGCGAGATCGACGAGATCGTCGACCGCTATCACGAGGTCGGCGTCCGCCACATCGTGGCCTTGCGCGGCGATCCCGCCGGCGGCATCGGTACGCCCTACTCCAGCCACCCCGAGGGCTACCAGAGCTCGGCCGACCTCGTCGCCGGAATCAAGAGGCGGCACGCCGATATCGAAGTGTCCGTATCCGCCTATCCTGAGAAGCACCCCGAGGCGCGCGACTTCGACGCCGATATCGACACGCTGAAGGCAAAAGTCGATGCCGGCGCGACGCGCGCGATCACCCAGGTCTTCTTCGATAACGACCTCTACTTCCGCTATCTCGACCGCGTCCGTGCGCGCGGTATCGACATCCCGATCGTGCCGGGCATCATGCCCATGCACAATTTCAAGCAGGCTCGGAATTTCGTCACCCGCGCCGGCACCACGGTGCCGGACTGGTTCGCCGCGAAGTTCGAAGGCCTCGATGACGACGCCGAGACCCGCAAGCTGGTGGCCGCCACGGTCGCAGCCGGCCAGGTGCAGAAACTGGCAAAACACGGCGTCGACACCTTCCATTTCTACACCATGAACCGCGCCGATCTCGTGTTCGCGATCAGCCATTTGCTCGGCATTCGCGCCAAGAGCGCGCAGAAGGCGGCCTAG
- a CDS encoding LLM class flavin-dependent oxidoreductase — protein sequence MIPLSVLDLSVVTTGTKPAAALRNSIDLARQVDGLGYVRYWLAEHHNLASVASPAPDVMIGQIAAVTKHIRVGSGGVMLPNHAPLVVAERFKMLEALFPGRIDLGLGRAPGTDGATAYALRSRLDRREGDDFLERLHELILWETREFPSGHPYHNVVAMPDDTPLPPIWLLGSSDYSSELAAQVGMGFAFAHHFASHDAIDAMVHYRNRFQPSAWRATAHAILAVAVITADTDEEAERLATSFDLNRLRRDRGQYLPLPSVEEALAYPYSDSERVSIARNRSRLFVGNPSTVQKKLQPLLEASKPDELMVITAVYDHEARKRSYSLLAEAFELKAAA from the coding sequence ATGATCCCGCTCTCAGTCCTCGACCTCTCGGTCGTCACCACAGGCACAAAGCCCGCCGCGGCGCTGCGCAACAGCATCGATCTGGCGCGCCAAGTCGACGGGCTCGGCTATGTCCGTTACTGGCTTGCCGAGCATCATAACCTCGCCTCCGTGGCGAGCCCGGCGCCCGACGTGATGATCGGGCAGATCGCAGCGGTAACGAAGCACATCCGCGTCGGCTCCGGCGGCGTCATGCTGCCCAACCACGCCCCGCTGGTGGTGGCCGAGCGCTTCAAGATGCTGGAGGCGCTGTTTCCGGGCCGCATCGACCTCGGTCTTGGCCGTGCGCCCGGCACCGACGGTGCCACGGCTTACGCGCTGCGCAGCCGGCTCGACCGCCGCGAGGGCGACGATTTTCTGGAGCGGCTGCACGAATTGATCCTGTGGGAGACGCGCGAATTTCCCTCGGGGCATCCTTACCACAACGTGGTCGCGATGCCTGATGACACGCCATTACCGCCGATCTGGCTGCTCGGCTCCAGCGACTATTCTTCGGAGCTCGCCGCGCAGGTCGGCATGGGCTTCGCCTTCGCCCATCACTTTGCGTCCCACGATGCGATCGACGCGATGGTACACTATCGCAACCGCTTCCAGCCGTCGGCCTGGCGCGCGACGGCGCACGCGATCCTCGCGGTTGCGGTCATCACGGCGGATACGGACGAGGAGGCTGAAAGGCTCGCGACCTCGTTCGACCTCAACCGCCTGCGCCGCGATCGCGGCCAATATCTGCCGTTGCCGAGCGTCGAGGAAGCGCTGGCTTATCCCTACTCGGATTCCGAGCGGGTCTCGATTGCGCGCAACCGCTCGCGCCTGTTCGTCGGCAATCCGTCCACGGTGCAAAAGAAGCTCCAGCCGCTGCTGGAGGCGAGCAAGCCGGACGAGCTGATGGTGATCACGGCCGTGTACGACCACGAGGCGCGCAAGAGGTCGTATTCGCTATTGGCCGAGGCGTTTGAGCTTAAAGCAGCCGCGTAA
- a CDS encoding prephenate dehydratase translates to MSKMKIAFQGEPGANSHIAIVEAYPDAEPMPCATFEDALSAISSGEADLGMIPIENSVAGRVADIHHLLPASGLFIIGEWFLPVRHQLMAIKGTKLSDIKSVESHVHALGQCRRVIRKLGIKPIVHADTAGSARDISERKDKTVAAIASRLAAQIYGLDILAEDIEDEAHNTTRFVVLAREPKWAAQGSGPLVTTFVFRVRNLPAALYKALGGFATNGVNMTKLESYMVDGNFFATQFYADVDGHPDDKGLAFAIEELKFFSREFRIVGVYPGHPFRATFNETQQD, encoded by the coding sequence ATGAGCAAGATGAAGATCGCATTCCAGGGCGAACCTGGCGCCAATTCCCATATCGCCATCGTCGAGGCCTATCCCGACGCCGAGCCGATGCCCTGCGCCACCTTCGAGGACGCGCTGTCGGCGATCTCCTCGGGCGAAGCCGATCTCGGCATGATCCCGATCGAGAATTCGGTCGCCGGCCGCGTCGCCGACATCCATCATCTGCTGCCGGCCTCCGGCCTCTTCATCATCGGCGAATGGTTCCTGCCGGTCCGCCATCAGCTGATGGCGATCAAGGGCACCAAACTGTCCGACATCAAGTCCGTCGAGAGCCATGTGCACGCGCTCGGCCAGTGCCGCCGCGTCATCCGCAAGCTCGGCATCAAGCCGATCGTGCACGCCGACACCGCCGGCAGCGCCCGCGACATCTCGGAGCGCAAGGACAAGACCGTCGCCGCGATCGCCTCGCGCCTCGCCGCGCAGATTTACGGCCTCGACATCCTCGCCGAGGACATCGAGGACGAGGCCCACAACACCACGCGCTTCGTGGTGCTGGCGCGCGAGCCGAAATGGGCGGCGCAGGGCTCCGGCCCGCTGGTCACCACTTTTGTATTTCGGGTGCGCAACCTGCCCGCCGCGCTCTACAAGGCGCTCGGCGGCTTTGCCACCAACGGCGTCAACATGACCAAGCTCGAAAGCTACATGGTCGATGGCAATTTCTTCGCCACGCAGTTCTATGCCGACGTCGACGGCCACCCCGACGACAAGGGCCTGGCGTTTGCGATCGAAGAGCTGAAATTCTTCTCGCGTGAATTCCGCATCGTCGGCGTATATCCGGGCCACCCGTTCCGCGCGACGTTCAACGAGACGCAGCAGGATTGA
- a CDS encoding 3-deoxy-manno-octulosonate cytidylyltransferase, which yields MIDPRILVLIPARMAATRLPGKPLADIAGLPMIVHVMRRAVAAGIGRVAVATDTDEIASVVTAHGGEAVMTRPEHPSGSDRIHEAMRKLDPDAKAEIVVNLQGDFPTITVDNIREVLPPLEDPAVDIATLASQIHTEEEDLAPSVVKAIGTSLGGRRMRALYFTRATAPTGDGPRYHHIGLYAYRRAALERYVSLPPSPLELQEKLEQLRALEAGMRIDFTIVDTVPRGVDTPADLETARGILSKS from the coding sequence ATGATCGATCCCCGCATCCTGGTGCTGATCCCGGCCCGCATGGCCGCCACCCGCCTGCCCGGCAAGCCGCTCGCCGATATCGCGGGCCTGCCGATGATCGTGCACGTGATGCGGCGAGCGGTCGCTGCCGGTATCGGCCGGGTTGCGGTGGCAACTGACACGGACGAAATCGCGTCCGTCGTGACCGCCCATGGCGGCGAGGCCGTGATGACCCGGCCCGAGCATCCGTCCGGCTCCGACCGCATCCACGAGGCCATGCGGAAGCTTGATCCTGACGCCAAGGCCGAGATCGTAGTCAATCTCCAGGGCGATTTCCCGACCATCACGGTCGACAACATCCGCGAAGTGCTGCCGCCGCTGGAAGACCCCGCGGTGGACATCGCCACGCTGGCCTCGCAGATCCATACCGAGGAGGAGGACCTCGCCCCGAGCGTCGTGAAGGCGATTGGAACCTCACTCGGCGGCAGGCGCATGCGCGCACTTTATTTCACCCGCGCGACCGCGCCGACCGGTGACGGACCGCGCTACCACCATATCGGCCTCTACGCCTATCGTCGCGCCGCACTGGAGCGCTATGTCTCCTTGCCGCCCTCGCCGCTGGAATTGCAGGAGAAGCTCGAGCAGCTCCGGGCCCTGGAGGCCGGGATGCGCATCGACTTCACCATCGTCGATACCGTCCCCCGCGGGGTCGACACGCCGGCTGATCTCGAGACCGCCCGCGGCATCCTTTCCAAATCCTGA
- a CDS encoding cytochrome c family protein, whose protein sequence is MDSFELNKILGAVLGTCLILLVTSFTAQALFSPKMPEKPGFEIAVKEEAGDKGGAAAAAAPSEPIEKLLQTASVEKGAAAAKKCGACHTFEKGGPNRVGPNLYGIVDDHRGEGRNGFNFSAAMKAKGGTWTIDELNKFIANPKGDIPGTAMGFAGIPKDSERADVIAYLNSLSDSPKPLPTAAK, encoded by the coding sequence ATGGACTCTTTCGAACTCAATAAGATTCTCGGTGCTGTTCTCGGCACCTGTCTCATTCTGCTGGTGACGAGCTTCACCGCTCAGGCGCTGTTCTCGCCGAAGATGCCGGAAAAGCCGGGCTTCGAGATCGCCGTGAAGGAAGAAGCCGGTGACAAGGGCGGCGCCGCCGCGGCCGCAGCCCCGTCCGAGCCGATCGAAAAGCTGCTCCAGACCGCCTCTGTCGAGAAGGGCGCTGCTGCCGCCAAGAAGTGCGGCGCCTGCCACACCTTCGAAAAGGGCGGCCCGAACCGGGTCGGTCCGAACCTCTATGGCATCGTCGACGATCACCGCGGCGAGGGACGTAACGGCTTCAACTTCTCGGCTGCGATGAAGGCCAAGGGCGGCACCTGGACGATCGATGAGCTGAACAAGTTCATCGCCAATCCGAAGGGCGACATCCCCGGCACCGCGATGGGCTTCGCCGGTATCCCGAAGGACAGCGAGCGCGCGGACGTCATCGCCTATCTGAACAGTCTCTCCGACAGCCCGAAGCCGCTGCCGACCGCGGCGAAGTAA
- a CDS encoding ABC transporter substrate-binding protein: MAITRRDLLLTGAAVAALPALGSAAGLPVVGTAEAQSAGELPWRHALSLFGDIKYPADFKRFDYVNPDAPKGGTARLISLGTFDNFNIAVAGIKGSLAPAAALIYETLMTRAQDEVATEYGELAESAQHPDDFSFVVYRLRKEARWHDGKPVTPEDVVFSLESLKKLSPMYASYYRHVAKVEKSGERDVKFTFDAPGNRELPTIVGELTVLPKHWWEGTDAQGRKRDIGATTLEPPLGSGPYKIKEFVAGRSIKLERVKDYWGANVPSQIGTNNFDELRFEFFRDNLVALEAFKADQADWIAENSAKQWATAYDFPAVAEKRVLKEEFPINDSGRMQAFAFNIRRDQFKDARLRRAFNYAFDFEEMNKQLFYGQYKRIGSYFEGTELASSGLPQGQELEILRAVKDKVPPEVFTTAYQNPVGGSPETVRANLREAAKLLKEAGFEVKDHKLVDGTGKPLTVEILVQDPSSERIALFYKPSLERIGISASIRVVDDAQYQNRLRSFDFDMIIDQWGESLSPGNEQREFWGSQAADMPGARNTIGIKNPAVDALIERVIYAKNRGELVAATHALDRVLLWNFYLVPQFTYGFSRYARWDRFSHADPLPKYGRSGLPTLWWYDADKAARIGKRS, from the coding sequence TTGGCCATTACCCGACGCGATCTCCTGCTCACCGGCGCAGCCGTTGCTGCGCTTCCCGCCCTCGGTTCTGCGGCGGGCCTTCCCGTCGTCGGCACGGCCGAGGCGCAATCGGCCGGTGAGCTCCCCTGGCGCCATGCCCTGTCGCTGTTCGGCGACATCAAATACCCCGCCGACTTCAAGCGCTTCGACTACGTCAATCCGGATGCCCCCAAGGGCGGCACAGCGCGCCTGATCTCGCTCGGCACGTTCGACAATTTCAACATCGCGGTCGCCGGCATCAAGGGCTCGCTCGCGCCGGCCGCGGCGTTGATCTACGAAACGTTGATGACGCGCGCCCAGGACGAGGTCGCCACCGAATATGGCGAGCTCGCCGAATCCGCGCAGCATCCCGACGACTTTTCCTTTGTGGTCTATCGCCTGCGCAAGGAAGCCCGTTGGCACGACGGCAAGCCGGTGACGCCCGAGGACGTCGTCTTCTCGCTGGAGAGCCTGAAGAAGCTGAGCCCGATGTACGCCTCCTACTATCGCCATGTCGCGAAGGTGGAGAAGAGCGGTGAGCGCGACGTGAAATTCACCTTCGATGCGCCCGGCAATCGCGAATTGCCCACCATCGTTGGCGAACTCACCGTGCTGCCGAAGCATTGGTGGGAGGGCACCGACGCCCAGGGCCGCAAGCGCGACATCGGCGCGACCACGCTCGAGCCGCCGCTCGGCTCCGGCCCGTACAAGATCAAGGAATTCGTGGCCGGACGTTCGATCAAGCTCGAGCGGGTGAAGGACTATTGGGGCGCCAATGTCCCGAGCCAGATCGGCACCAACAATTTCGACGAACTGCGGTTCGAGTTCTTCCGCGACAACCTCGTTGCGCTGGAAGCCTTCAAGGCCGACCAGGCCGACTGGATCGCGGAAAACTCGGCCAAGCAGTGGGCCACGGCCTATGATTTCCCGGCGGTGGCCGAGAAGCGCGTGCTCAAGGAAGAATTCCCGATCAACGATTCCGGCCGGATGCAGGCCTTCGCCTTCAACATCCGCCGCGATCAGTTCAAGGATGCGCGGCTGCGCCGTGCCTTCAACTACGCCTTCGACTTCGAAGAGATGAACAAGCAGCTCTTCTACGGTCAGTACAAGCGCATCGGCAGCTATTTCGAGGGAACGGAGCTCGCGTCGTCAGGCCTGCCGCAGGGGCAGGAGCTGGAGATCCTCCGGGCGGTGAAGGACAAGGTGCCGCCGGAAGTCTTCACCACGGCCTACCAGAATCCGGTCGGCGGCAGTCCGGAAACCGTGCGTGCCAATCTGCGCGAGGCGGCGAAGCTGCTGAAAGAGGCCGGCTTCGAAGTCAAAGACCACAAGCTGGTGGATGGCACCGGCAAGCCGCTCACGGTCGAGATCCTGGTGCAGGATCCGTCGTCGGAGCGCATCGCCCTGTTCTACAAGCCGTCGCTCGAGCGCATCGGCATCAGCGCCTCGATCCGCGTCGTCGACGATGCGCAATACCAGAACCGGCTGCGCAGCTTCGACTTCGACATGATCATCGATCAGTGGGGCGAATCGCTTTCGCCAGGCAACGAGCAGCGCGAGTTCTGGGGCTCGCAGGCCGCCGACATGCCGGGTGCGCGCAACACCATCGGCATCAAGAATCCCGCGGTCGATGCCCTGATCGAGAGGGTGATCTACGCCAAGAACCGCGGCGAACTGGTCGCGGCGACCCATGCGCTCGATCGCGTGCTGCTGTGGAATTTCTACCTCGTCCCGCAATTCACCTACGGCTTCTCGCGCTACGCCCGCTGGGACCGCTTCAGCCATGCCGATCCGCTGCCGAAATACGGCCGGTCCGGCCTGCCAACGCTGTGGTGGTATGACGCTGACAAGGCGGCGCGGATCGGAAAACGCTCTTGA
- a CDS encoding extracellular solute-binding protein — translation MAQLSRRHVLALGVGGAFGAAVLRGASASEGPPEVHGISAFGDLKYPADFHRFDYVNPDAPKGGTFSLIPSVRGYNQSYFTFNSLNAFVLKGEGAQGMDLTFVTLMAHAGDEPDAMYGFAAKSVQISPDKLAYRFTMRPEAKFHDGTKLTAHDAAFSINVLKDKGHPLIQIQMRDVKGAEALDDATVVVNFAEKRARDVPLYVAGLPIFSKAYYASRVFDETTTDAPLGSGPYKVGKFEINRFIEFERVRDWWGADLPVCRGSNNFDVIRYEFYRDRDVAFEGFTGKNYLYREEFTSRIWATRYDFPAIKDGRVKREEVPDQTPSGGQGWFLNTRRDKFKNLKVREALNYAFDFEWTNKTIMYGAYARTRSPFQNSDLVAEGMPSPEELKLLEPFRGQVPDEVFGEPFVPPVSDGSGQDRALLRKAQQLLQEAQLPVKDGKRLLPNGEVFGIEFLTDEASFQPHHASFLKNLNMLGIDANLRLVDAVQYRARVESFDFDVAINRLSMSATPGDSLRTYFTSQAAATKGSYNLAGASSPALDALVEKAMAAATRNDLTVACRAIDRVFRAGRYWVPQWYNTSHRLAYWDEFSHPANLPRYALSDYASGVGERTLWWYDRAKAAKIEQAK, via the coding sequence ATGGCGCAGCTTTCACGCCGGCATGTGCTGGCTTTGGGTGTCGGCGGTGCATTCGGCGCGGCCGTGCTCCGCGGCGCGTCGGCGTCCGAGGGGCCGCCCGAGGTCCACGGCATCTCGGCGTTCGGCGATCTCAAATATCCCGCCGACTTCCATCGTTTCGACTACGTCAATCCCGATGCGCCGAAGGGCGGCACCTTCTCGCTGATCCCCTCGGTGCGCGGCTACAATCAGTCCTATTTCACCTTCAATTCGCTCAATGCCTTCGTCCTGAAGGGCGAGGGCGCGCAAGGCATGGATCTGACCTTCGTCACGCTGATGGCGCATGCCGGCGACGAGCCCGACGCGATGTACGGCTTCGCCGCGAAGTCGGTGCAGATCTCGCCCGACAAGCTCGCTTATCGCTTCACGATGCGACCCGAGGCGAAGTTTCATGACGGCACGAAGCTGACCGCGCACGACGCCGCGTTCTCGATCAACGTGCTGAAGGACAAGGGGCATCCGCTCATCCAGATCCAGATGCGCGACGTCAAGGGCGCCGAGGCGCTCGACGATGCCACCGTGGTCGTGAATTTCGCCGAGAAGCGCGCGCGCGACGTGCCGCTCTACGTGGCGGGCCTGCCGATCTTCTCCAAGGCCTATTACGCGAGCCGTGTCTTCGACGAGACCACCACGGACGCGCCGCTGGGTTCGGGCCCGTACAAGGTCGGAAAGTTCGAGATCAACCGCTTCATCGAGTTCGAGCGCGTCAGGGATTGGTGGGGCGCGGACCTGCCGGTCTGCCGCGGCAGCAACAATTTCGACGTGATCCGCTACGAATTCTACCGCGACCGCGACGTCGCCTTCGAAGGCTTCACCGGCAAGAACTATCTCTATCGCGAGGAGTTCACCTCACGCATCTGGGCGACGCGTTACGACTTCCCGGCCATCAAGGACGGCCGCGTCAAGCGCGAGGAGGTGCCGGATCAGACACCGTCGGGCGGCCAGGGCTGGTTCCTCAACACGCGGCGGGACAAGTTCAAGAATTTGAAGGTGCGCGAAGCGCTGAACTACGCGTTCGATTTCGAATGGACCAACAAGACCATCATGTACGGCGCCTATGCGCGCACGCGCTCGCCGTTCCAGAATTCCGATCTCGTCGCCGAGGGGATGCCATCGCCCGAGGAGCTGAAGCTGCTGGAGCCGTTCCGCGGCCAGGTGCCTGACGAAGTCTTCGGCGAGCCGTTCGTGCCGCCGGTGTCCGACGGCTCGGGCCAGGATCGCGCGCTGCTTCGCAAGGCGCAGCAATTGCTCCAGGAGGCGCAGCTTCCGGTGAAGGACGGCAAGCGCCTGTTGCCGAACGGCGAGGTCTTCGGCATCGAGTTCCTGACCGACGAGGCCTCGTTCCAGCCGCACCATGCCTCGTTCCTCAAGAACCTGAACATGCTGGGCATCGACGCGAATTTGCGTCTCGTCGATGCGGTTCAGTATCGCGCCCGGGTCGAATCCTTCGATTTCGACGTGGCCATCAACCGCCTGTCGATGTCGGCAACGCCCGGCGACAGCCTGCGCACCTACTTCACCTCGCAGGCCGCGGCGACGAAGGGGTCCTACAATCTTGCCGGCGCCTCCAGCCCCGCGCTCGATGCGCTGGTCGAGAAGGCGATGGCGGCCGCGACGCGCAATGACCTCACCGTCGCCTGCCGCGCGATCGACCGTGTCTTCCGCGCCGGCCGCTACTGGGTGCCGCAATGGTACAATACCAGCCACCGGCTGGCGTATTGGGACGAGTTCAGCCATCCCGCGAACCTGCCGCGATATGCGCTCTCCGACTATGCGAGCGGCGTCGGCGAGCGGACCTTGTGGTGGTACGACCGCGCCAAGGCCGCCAAGATCGAGCAGGCGAAATAA
- a CDS encoding microcin C ABC transporter permease YejB has translation MSAYIARRILLMIPTLLGILFVSFVVVQFAPGGPVERVIAQLSGADTGGNSRISGGGDFAQRAPGQLGAGGDAINSKYRGAQGLDPDFIKKLEVQFGFDKPAPERFALMVWNFARFDFGKSYFRDVSVIQLIKEKLPVSISLGIWLTLITYLISIPLGIRKAVKDGTRFDTWTSAVIIVGFAIPGFLFAILLIILFAGGSFFNLFPLRGLTSDGWSQFPWYWKIIDYFWHLTLPLVSMGLSAFATMTLLTKNSFLDEIRKQYVMTARAKGCSEGQVLYGHIFRNAMLIVIAGFPGAFIHAFFSGSLLIETIFSLDGLGLLSFESVLNRDYPVVFGTLYIFSLVGLVVNLISDLTYMWIDPRIDFEAREV, from the coding sequence ATGAGCGCCTATATCGCCCGCCGCATTCTCCTGATGATTCCGACGTTGCTCGGAATCCTCTTCGTTTCGTTCGTCGTCGTGCAGTTCGCGCCGGGCGGTCCGGTCGAGCGCGTGATCGCGCAGCTGTCCGGCGCCGATACCGGCGGCAATTCCCGCATCTCGGGCGGGGGCGATTTTGCGCAACGTGCGCCCGGGCAGCTGGGCGCCGGGGGCGATGCCATCAACTCGAAATATCGCGGCGCCCAGGGGCTCGACCCCGATTTCATCAAGAAGCTCGAGGTGCAGTTCGGCTTCGACAAGCCGGCGCCGGAGCGCTTCGCGCTGATGGTGTGGAATTTCGCGCGCTTCGATTTCGGCAAGAGCTATTTTCGCGACGTCAGCGTGATCCAGCTGATCAAGGAAAAGCTGCCGGTCTCGATCTCGCTCGGCATCTGGCTGACACTGATCACCTATCTGATCTCGATCCCGCTCGGCATCCGCAAGGCGGTCAAGGACGGCACGCGCTTCGACACCTGGACCTCGGCGGTGATCATCGTCGGCTTCGCGATCCCGGGCTTCCTGTTCGCGATCCTGCTGATCATCCTGTTCGCCGGGGGCTCCTTCTTCAACCTGTTCCCGTTGCGCGGCCTGACCTCGGACGGCTGGTCGCAGTTTCCCTGGTACTGGAAGATCATCGACTATTTCTGGCATCTGACCTTGCCGCTGGTCTCGATGGGGCTGAGCGCTTTCGCTACCATGACGCTGCTGACCAAGAACTCGTTCCTGGACGAGATCCGCAAGCAATATGTCATGACCGCGCGCGCCAAGGGCTGCAGCGAGGGGCAGGTGCTCTACGGCCACATCTTCCGCAACGCGATGCTGATCGTGATCGCGGGATTCCCGGGCGCCTTCATCCACGCCTTCTTCTCCGGCTCGCTCCTGATCGAAACCATCTTCTCGCTGGACGGGCTCGGGCTTCTCAGTTTCGAGAGCGTGCTCAATCGCGACTATCCCGTGGTGTTCGGCACGCTCTACATCTTTTCGCTCGTCGGTCTCGTGGTCAATCTGATCTCCGATCTGACCTATATGTGGATCGATCCGCGGATCGACTTCGAAGCGCGGGAGGTCTGA
- a CDS encoding ABC transporter permease yields MTLTAPTPIETTTTSPLGDAVPATRKPFAPSPLNRRRWENFRANRRGYWSFWIFMVLFVVSLFAELIANDRPFLIKYDGHLYWPAFVTYSETTFGGDFETAADYRDPYLQKLIKDKGGSIVWPLIRYSYDTHNLDLPTPAPSPPTWMLTEAQCKPVVEKKGLKSCRDLEYNWLGTDDQGRDVVARLIYGFRISVLFGLCLTIVSSIVGVAAGGIQGYFGGWIDLTFQRFIEIWTAIPSLYLLLILSSVLVPGFFVLLGILLLFSWVSLVGLVRAEFLRGRNFEYIQAARALGVSNAVIMFRHLLPNAMVATMTFLPFIVSSSVMTLTALDFLGFGLPPGSPSLGELLSQGKSNVQAPWLGFTGFFSVAIMLSLLIFIGEAVRDAFDPRKTFK; encoded by the coding sequence ATGACGCTGACCGCCCCAACTCCGATCGAGACCACGACAACGTCGCCGCTCGGCGACGCCGTGCCGGCCACGCGCAAGCCGTTCGCGCCCTCGCCGCTCAACAGGCGCCGCTGGGAAAACTTCAGGGCGAACCGGCGCGGCTACTGGTCGTTCTGGATCTTCATGGTCCTGTTCGTGGTGTCGCTGTTCGCCGAGCTGATCGCGAACGATCGGCCGTTCCTGATCAAATATGACGGCCACCTCTACTGGCCGGCCTTCGTCACCTATTCCGAGACGACCTTCGGCGGCGACTTCGAGACCGCGGCCGACTATCGCGATCCCTATCTGCAGAAGCTGATCAAGGACAAGGGCGGCAGCATCGTCTGGCCGCTGATCCGCTACTCCTACGACACCCACAATCTCGACCTGCCGACGCCGGCGCCGTCGCCGCCGACCTGGATGCTGACGGAAGCGCAGTGCAAGCCGGTCGTCGAGAAGAAGGGCCTGAAGAGCTGCCGGGATCTCGAATACAACTGGCTCGGCACCGACGACCAGGGCCGCGACGTCGTGGCGCGGCTGATCTACGGCTTCCGCATCTCGGTGCTGTTCGGCCTTTGCCTGACCATCGTCTCCTCGATCGTCGGCGTCGCCGCCGGCGGCATCCAGGGCTACTTCGGCGGCTGGATCGACCTGACCTTCCAGCGCTTCATCGAGATATGGACCGCGATCCCCTCGCTCTATCTGCTGCTGATCCTGTCGTCGGTGCTGGTGCCCGGCTTCTTCGTGCTGCTCGGGATCTTGCTGCTGTTCTCATGGGTGTCGCTGGTCGGTCTGGTGCGCGCGGAGTTCCTGCGCGGACGCAATTTCGAGTACATCCAGGCGGCGCGAGCGCTCGGCGTGTCGAACGCGGTCATCATGTTCCGGCACCTGCTGCCGAACGCGATGGTCGCGACCATGACGTTCCTGCCGTTCATCGTGTCGTCCTCCGTGATGACGCTGACGGCGCTGGACTTCCTCGGCTTCGGCCTGCCACCGGGATCGCCGTCGCTCGGCGAGCTGCTGTCTCAGGGCAAATCCAACGTGCAGGCGCCGTGGCTAGGCTTTACCGGCTTCTTCTCGGTCGCGATCATGCTGTCGCTGCTGATCTTCATCGGCGAGGCCGTGCGCGACGCCTTCGACCCGCGCAAGACGTTCAAGTGA